Proteins encoded by one window of Castor canadensis chromosome 2, mCasCan1.hap1v2, whole genome shotgun sequence:
- the LOC109695541 gene encoding LOW QUALITY PROTEIN: cationic trypsin-3-like (The sequence of the model RefSeq protein was modified relative to this genomic sequence to represent the inferred CDS: deleted 2 bases in 1 codon) → MKILIFLAFLGAAVALPIDDYDDKIVGGYTCQKNPFPYRLSLNVGYHLYGGSFINSQWVHSAAHCCKSQLQIRLGEHNTDVTEGNEQFINAAKIIKHPKYNKFTYDNDIMLIKLKSTATINSRVSTVSLPKSCPFAGTQSLVSGWDNTVSSGTKNPSLLQCLDAPVLSDSSCKTSYPGKITSNMFCLGFQAGGKDSCQGDSGGPVVCNGQLQGIVSWGDVCALNGKPGVYTKVCNYLDWIQQTIAAN, encoded by the exons ATGAAGATTCTCATCTTCCTTGCTTTCCTGGGAGCTGCTG TTGCTCTACCCATTGATGATTATGATGACAAGATTGTTGGGGGCTACACTTGTCAGAAGAATCCCTTCCCCTACCGGTTGTCCCTGAATGTTGGCTACCACCTATATGGGGGATCCTTCATCAACAGCCAGTGG GTACATTCAGCAGCTCACTGCTGCAAATC CCAGCTACAGATACGTCTGGGAGAACACAACACTGATGTCACTGAGGGTAATGAGCAGTTTATCAATGCGGCCAAAATCATCAAACACCCCAAATACAACAAATTCACCTATGATAATGACATCATGCTGATTAAACTGAAGTCAACTGCCACAATCAACTCTCGAGTGTCTACTGTCTCCCTGCCAAAGTCATGTCCATTTGCTGGTACTCAGAGTCTCGTGTCTGGCTGGGACAACACTGTGAGCAGTGGCA CCAAAAATCCTTCACTTCTTCAGTGTCTGGATGCTCCCGTCCTGTCTGACTCTTCATGCAAAACTTCCTACCCAGGCAAAATCACTAGCAACATGTTCTGCCTAGGCTTCCAGGCGGGTGGCAAGGATTCTTGCCA GGGTGATTCTGGTGGCCCTGTGGTCTGCAATGGACAGCTGCAGGGCATTGTTTCCTGGGGCGATGTCTGTGCTCTGAACGGAAAACCAGGTGTCTACACAAAAGTGTGCAATTACCTGGACTGGATTCAGCAGACCATTGCTGCCAActga